The nucleotide window AATACTGGATTGATAGGGAAAGAGTCACGGCCATCCCTGGCGGTTCATTCCGGCTCAGTCATCCAGACTTCGCGTTCGCCAGCGCCAAAAGCAATGCTTTTGGCTTCGAGGCTCACCCTCCCGAGCGCGCCATTATTCAAAAACGGCCATTGGCCCAAAAATAACAACGCGTCCGTAGCTCAGCTGGATAGAGTACCTGGCTACGAACCAGGCGGTCGGAGGTTCGAATCCTCCCGGACGCGCCACCCTTGAAAAGCCACCTTCGGGTGGCTTTTTGCTTTTTGGGGCCGGCTTTGCTGCTTTGCCTGGGGATAGGTGATCTTACGTTTCCAGTGTCTGGCGTTTAGTTGCAGTCGTATCGGGCTGGGAGATGGTTACCATCCCTGGTGGTTCATTCCGGCTCGGCCATCCTGGGCCTCGCGCTCAGCTGCATGCAAGCTGTGCTTGCACTTCGAGCTTCGCCCGGCTCGGCCATCCCGGGTTACTCAGGCCGTCCCAGGCCTTCGCCCTTTGGGCCATCGTCGCTTTGCTCCGATGTTCAAATCTGTTCCAGACAGATTTGTCGCAGCTCAGCTGCATGCAAGCTGTGCTTGCATTTCGAGCTTCGCCCAGCGGCTTGTAGTACCGCCTCTTCAGCCCCCCTCTAAGGCGTTAACCAGAGAAAGGGCAGGGGATGCCTGCCTGGGGGGCTGGCTTCGGCCTGTGGCGCTTCTGCGGGCATTAAAAAAGGGCGCCCGAGGCGCCCTTTTTCTGGATTGCACGGCTCAGCTGGCCTGGCTCTCGGCCGGCTCGGCGTCGCCATTGGTGAGGATCTCCCCCTCCTGAAGGCCTTCGCTCTTGCCCACCACCAGAGACACCATCATGTCGCCGGTGACATTGGTGGCGGTGCGCATCATGTCCAGCACCCGGTCGATGGCGGCGATATAGGCGATGCCTTCCAGGGGCAGGCCCACCGCGTTGAGGGTCACGGTCAGCATCACCATGGCGGTACCGGGCACCCCTGCCGTGCCGACCGAGGCCAGGGTGGCGGTCAGGGCGATCAGCACGTAGTCCAGCAGCTCCAGGGGCACGCCATAGATATGGGCGATGAAGATGGCGGAAATGGCCGGGTAGATGCCGCCGCAGCCGTCCATGTTGATGGTGGCGCCGAGCGGCAGGGAGAAGCTGGCGTACTTGGGGGACACGCCCAGGTTCTCGGTCACCACCTTGGTGGTCACCGGCAGGGTGCCGTAGCTGGAGGCGGTGGTGAAGGCCACCAGCTGGGCGGGGAATACCGCCTTGAAGAACTTGATGGGGCTGAAGCCGGCCAGCTTCACCAGGCCGCCATAGACGACGATGATATGGAAAAGGCAGGCCAGGTAGATGGCGGCCACGAACTTGGCCAGGGGCAGCAGGGCGGACAGGCCGTAGGCGCCCACCACCCAGGCCATCAGGCCGAACACCCCTATGGGGGTCAGCTGGATCACATAGCGGGTGATCTGGAACATTACCTCGGCACCGCCGTGGATGGCCTTCTTGAGCCCTTCGGCCTTTTCACCCACCACATTGATGGCCACGCCCACGAAGGCGGCGAAGACGATCAGCTGCAGGATCTTGCCCTCGGCCATGGCCGCTATGGGGTTGACCGGGATCATCTCCAGGAATACCTGGCTCACCGAGGGGATCACCTTCTGCGTGGCCTCGCCTTTCACCAGTTGTTCGGTGAAGCCGAAATCGAACAGGTTGCCGACAAGGATGCCAAGCACCGAAGCGATCAGGGCGGTGGTCAGGAACAGCCCTATGGTCTTCAGGCCCAGGCGCTTGAGCTTGGCGCCGTCATGCATGGAGGTGACCGCCATGACGATGGCGCAGAAGATCAGCGGCACCACCAGCATCTTGATCAGGCGGATGAAGGCGTCGCCCAGGGGCTTGAGGTAGTCGGCCTGTTCGCCCAGCAGCACGCCGGCCAGCACGCCCAGGGCGAAGCCGGCCAATACTTTCTGCCAGAGCGGGAATCGGTTCCAGAGTTTGAGCATCTGTTACACCAGCAAAGAAGGTAAAGGAGGATTGTAAGGACCGGACCGGCCTCACTGCAATTCGCTTCCTGCATAAGCTAAGAACCAAAGCCATGGACTTGTTTGCCTTTGGTTTCAATGCCGTTAGCGCCTTGGC belongs to Gallaecimonas sp. GXIMD4217 and includes:
- a CDS encoding dicarboxylate/amino acid:cation symporter, whose amino-acid sequence is MLKLWNRFPLWQKVLAGFALGVLAGVLLGEQADYLKPLGDAFIRLIKMLVVPLIFCAIVMAVTSMHDGAKLKRLGLKTIGLFLTTALIASVLGILVGNLFDFGFTEQLVKGEATQKVIPSVSQVFLEMIPVNPIAAMAEGKILQLIVFAAFVGVAINVVGEKAEGLKKAIHGGAEVMFQITRYVIQLTPIGVFGLMAWVVGAYGLSALLPLAKFVAAIYLACLFHIIVVYGGLVKLAGFSPIKFFKAVFPAQLVAFTTASSYGTLPVTTKVVTENLGVSPKYASFSLPLGATINMDGCGGIYPAISAIFIAHIYGVPLELLDYVLIALTATLASVGTAGVPGTAMVMLTVTLNAVGLPLEGIAYIAAIDRVLDMMRTATNVTGDMMVSLVVGKSEGLQEGEILTNGDAEPAESQAS